The sequence TGGCTGGTGCAACGGCTGGTGCCGGATCGGCCGACGATGATCGAAGCATCGGTGCGGGCCAAATATCTCGACTCGACGTTGCTCGGCACCCCCGCCTTGGCCCTCGACCGCGTGCGGCTGGAGATCCTGCACCTGGGGGAGTACGTGGCGGCGATGCTCGACGCCGCCCGCAGCGCTCTTTTCGAAGGCACCCGGAGCGAGCTCGAAGAGCTGGCCAAAATGGACGATGCGGTGGACCGGCTCCACGGCCAGGTGATCACCTACCTGGGCAAGATCAGTCGCCAGGAGCTCGGTGAGTCCCAAACCCGAGAGCTGATGGAGCTGATGGAGGCGGCCAACAGCCTGGAGAATATCGGCGACATCGTGGAGACGAACCTGGTGTTTCTGGGCTTGGAGCGTCTCGATCAGCAGCTCACCGTCAGCGCCGCCACCCGGCGGATGCTGGAGGAGTTCTACGACGCCGTCCGGCGGGCCCTCGACATCTCGGTGCAGGCCGTCACCCAGCAGAATCGGCGGGCCGCCCGGCCGGTGGTGGAGATGAAGGCGGAGATCAACCAGCTCGCCGCCGCCGCCGCCGAGCATCAGGCTCGCCGGTTGGTGGCGGAGGAGCCCAACCGGCTGCCGGCCTACACCCTGGAGACGGATATTCTGCAGAATCTGAAGCGCATCTACTACTTCACCAAGCGCATGGCCCGCAATGTGGTGTCGGAAGGCGGCGACGAGCTGGATGAGACCGGGGGAGAAATCGAGAGCCGCGCCGAGAGAATCGCTTCCGAGGGTTGAATCCAAGCCAAACTTTCGGTGTAAACTGTCACCGCGCTGTAACATCTTTCGCCGCTCAGTCCGTCGTCTCGCAACACCTTCGGACCCCTCGCGGCGCAGCTTCCACCCGAGTATTCCCGTTTTTCAGGAGCCCCCCATGAAGAAGCTCGCCATCGCCATTCTGATCGTCTGCTGCACCGCCTGCGGCCGCCCCACCGGGGAGGACGGCCAGCGGGGCCAGCGGACGTTGATCCAGAACAAAGGATCCGACACCCTGGTCAACGTCGCCCAAGCCTGGGCCGAAGCGTATAAGGAAGTGCAGCCCAACGTCGCGGTGGCGGTGACCGGCGGCGGCTCCGGCACCGGCATCTCGGCGTTGATCAACGGTACCGTCGACCTGGCCAACTCCAGCCGCTCCATGAAGCAGGAGGAGATCGAGCTGGCGGAGGGCAACGGCGTCGAGCCTCTGGAGCACGTGGTGGGCTTCGACGCCCTGGCGGTCTATCTGCACCACGACAATCCGGCGACCCACCTCAGCCTCGAAGAGCTGGCGGGTATCTACGGCGAGGGCGGGGAGATCGAGCGCTGGAGCCAGCTGGGGCTGGAAGTGCCCGGGTGCCCCAGCGATGAGATCGTGGTGGTCAGCCGGCAGAACAATTCCGGCACCTACGTCTACTTCCGCGAGGCGGTGCTGGGCAAGCAGCGGGATTACAAGCTCGGCTCCCGGGATATGCACGGCTCCAAGGACGTGGTGGACCTGGTGGTTCACACCCCCTGCGCCATCGGCTACAGCGGCCTCGCCTACGCCACCGACGAGACCAAGCTGGCCTGCATCGGAGAGGACGAGGAGAGCTGCGTGATGCCCACCGTGGACAGTGCCAAGGACGGCAGCTATCCCATCGCCCGGCCGCTCTTCATGTACACCGCCGGCGAACCCCAGGGGGCCGTTGCCGAATACCTCGACTGGATTCTCAGCGACACCGGGCAGTGCATCATCCAGGACAAAGGGTACGCGCCGGCTCGGGAGGTTACCTGCGGCTGATCGCTTCCTCCCGGAAGCCGTCCCCAGGAGAACGCCCATGAGCCACTACGCCGAACGGTTGGAGAAGGACCTGGAGCATCTGCGGCAGCAGGTGCAGGAGGTCGGGAAAGCGGTGCTCGAAGCCCAGCGCAACGCCGTGCAAGCGGTGCTGCGGGAAGACCGGGAGCTGGCCTACGAGACCATCATCGGGGACCATCCCATCAACCGCCAGGTCCACGCCATCGACCAGGCCTGCCACGCCTTCGTGGCCCGCCATCTGCCCAGCGCCGGACACCTGCGCTTTGTCTCCTCGGTGCTGCGGCTGAACGTCGCCCTAGAGCGCATCGGCGACTATGCCGCCACTATGTGCCGGCAGGCGGTACAGCTTTCGGCGCCGCCGCCGGAGCGGGTGGCTCAAGATCTGGATTTGATGGGGGAGCAGAGCCGCAATCTCTTGGAGCAGGCCCTCGAGGCCTGGAACGAGGGCAATGCGGAGCTCGCCCGCGGCACCATCGGCATGGCCCGCCAGGCCGCCAGCGCTTCGGAGAAGGTCTTCGCCGATCTGTTGCGGGAGGGCGACAAGGACCGGCGGCCGGTGCACGACCTCTTCGGTCTGCTGATCATCTTCAATCGGCTGGATCGAGTGGTGGGGCAAGCGAAGAATATCTGTGAGGAGACCCTCTTCGCCGTCGCCGGCGAGACCAAGGCGGCGAAGGTCTATCGCTTCCTCTTCGTCGATGAGGCGGACGACGCTCTGACCCACATCGCCGCCGCTTACGGGCGCAAGGCCTTTCCCGAATCCGGGATCTACGCCACCGCCGGCTGGCGGCCGGCAAAGCAGGTGCGCCCCGAGCTTCAGGACTTCCTGCAGAAGCGGGGCCTCGACGACGAGGGCTTCGAGCCGCGGGAGCTTGCTTCCCTGGGGGACGAGCTCTCCGACTATCACGTGCTGATCAGCCTCGGCGGCGATCCTCGAGCCCACCTGCCGGAGTTGCCCTTTCACACCGTGATCCTGGAATGGCCCATGGACAAGCTGCCGGCGGGCGCCGGAGAGGCGGAGATCGAGGGGGCGCTGCACACCCTCGGTCACCGGCTGGGAGACTTGATGGAAACGCTGCACGGTCCGGGAGCCG comes from Acidobacteriota bacterium and encodes:
- a CDS encoding PstS family phosphate ABC transporter substrate-binding protein, whose amino-acid sequence is MKKLAIAILIVCCTACGRPTGEDGQRGQRTLIQNKGSDTLVNVAQAWAEAYKEVQPNVAVAVTGGGSGTGISALINGTVDLANSSRSMKQEEIELAEGNGVEPLEHVVGFDALAVYLHHDNPATHLSLEELAGIYGEGGEIERWSQLGLEVPGCPSDEIVVVSRQNNSGTYVYFREAVLGKQRDYKLGSRDMHGSKDVVDLVVHTPCAIGYSGLAYATDETKLACIGEDEESCVMPTVDSAKDGSYPIARPLFMYTAGEPQGAVAEYLDWILSDTGQCIIQDKGYAPAREVTCG
- a CDS encoding PhoU domain-containing protein; the encoded protein is MSHYAERLEKDLEHLRQQVQEVGKAVLEAQRNAVQAVLREDRELAYETIIGDHPINRQVHAIDQACHAFVARHLPSAGHLRFVSSVLRLNVALERIGDYAATMCRQAVQLSAPPPERVAQDLDLMGEQSRNLLEQALEAWNEGNAELARGTIGMARQAASASEKVFADLLREGDKDRRPVHDLFGLLIIFNRLDRVVGQAKNICEETLFAVAGETKAAKVYRFLFVDEADDALTHIAAAYGRKAFPESGIYATAGWRPAKQVRPELQDFLQKRGLDDEGFEPRELASLGDELSDYHVLISLGGDPRAHLPELPFHTVILEWPMDKLPAGAGEAEIEGALHTLGHRLGDLMETLHGPGAG